The nucleotide window GTTTCTTCTCTGTCTGGAAAGTGAGTGGGTATTCTTTCTAATTGGTTGTTTTTTCCAACCCTGAAAAACATAtgacaatatttttaaacactttttagtGTGCCAGTATCTGTGTGCAATGTGTTCAACTTACGTGTACAGTGACATTCTACTCTCTTCCATCCTTTTTTGCTTCTGGTTCCTCATTGCATTAAAGGAAAGGCATTgtcctttatgatttttttcttttcaccctTGGTGTTATCAGTTGtgaattttcaattaaaatttcacAAGTGGCCATTTCTGATAGACTCTGATGCATTTAGAGTGAAGGactttcctttgtttccttaGCCTATCACACTGAAGTGTATGCATCAATTTGTTATATTCCCATTTTAATTAAATCCGTTCTTTTCAGTTATCGATTTTTCTCCTGTTTGTTGAGTAAACCATTTCCCATCAATTTCTCGCTGTAGTAAGTGCCTTTTGGGTCTCAGTTTGAGGTCCACCTGCCATTATTTTCCATCCTATGGCTGTGCTTTGAGGGGGCAGAGGCTGATTCTGTCCCCTGGTGCAGCTCTCCCAGTTGGTATGACCCCCTTGGTTTGCGTCACCAGCTTTGTTCTGGAGGTATGGCCTTTACAACGTACAAAGAATTGTTAGTATGTCAACAAagcttttttctttgatttcagttttttgaaGGTTCATCCAGAGAACTCTTTATCCTTATTGTAGATATGAGGTTAATCACGGGAGATAAGCATTGACAACCTAGGTTGGCATACAGTCGTATCCAGAATGGTCTCTGCTTACACTGCAGTTCAGGTATCAGACGCTCGGATGAGCCTGGAACTTCAGACACTCATTGCAGTGTCTGGCTGGGGCAGGTGACAGAGGGCCAAGTCTTGCTGGTCCCTCCTTTGCGACACAGAGCGTTCTGAGCAGTGtgagtgatggtttcacaggatcgcCTGAGGTGGGTGGAGTGGGGAGTGCGGGGGCTATGCTGGTCTACCAGGATGACGGCAGTGGAGTTATGTCTATGCAGAAGGTTGGGAGGAAGAGAGGTGTGCAGGGGACTCCGAGAGACCAACAGGCTGAAGGCCTTTGAACCcggggggaggagcaggaggtCAGGGTTGTGGTTTAAGTTTGAGAGAAGGCACACACGTGTCCACTACTTTTCTCTCCAGAAAGACATAGTGAAGGGAGGGTGAGGGCTCAGCAGGTGTGAGCGGGAGGAGACTATTGAAAGGTAGTGGGGGTTTGGGATAAAGGGGGTTTTAGACAAGAATTCTAAAGCACATCCCCTGTTGACATGGCTGGAGAGTGTGGGGGGCCTCTGGGGTCGGGGCTCCCTTCTGATGGCTCCACTGTTCCTGAAGAGCCATCAGCAGAAAGCGGAGAGAAGGCCATCCCGGAATGTGGGAAGGTGGGTGTGTGGACGTGAAGGGGAAACACCGAATTGCAGGCCAGTGGGAGGTCTGTGGTCACTAATTAAAGTCCACCTGCTTGCGTATTTTTGTCTCCTTCGGGGACCCTCCCACGTGTTCCTTAGGGGAGGGGGGACGTGCCGGGAGAGCTGGCCTCCCCGACGCCCATCCCTGGCCTTCCCCCAGACCCTCGCGGTGATCCCCGGGCCGAGCGGGCTGCGCCCGGCCCGCTCCACGCTGGGTTCACCCCAACGCGGGCGCCCGGGGACTGGGCCGGGTTTCAGGATGTGTGTGGCAGGAGTGTGGTGGGGAATCGGTGCAGGAAGTAAGTACCAGAGgctcccagggctgggcagggccggTCGGCGCAGGCCTCTGCGCGCCCGGGGAGGCCCCGACGGACCCGGCTCTGGGCCGCCACGCAAACCCCTGTGCCCGGGCCGCTCGCCTCAAGCTGGTGCCGGGGCAGCCGAGAGCAGCGAGTCCCGGGAGGAGCCTGGCTGGGACCAGGCAGCTCCGCCGGGAGGGGGGCCTTGGGAGGGGGCCTtgggaggggcggggcctcgggGCGGGGCCCTAGACGGGGAGGGCGGGGCATCTGACGGGGCGGGGTCCGCGAGGCGGGGCCTTCGTGGGTATGGGCGGGGATCGTGGGCGGGGTCTCGGCCGGGGTGGGGCTCCACGCGGTGGGCCCCTGGACGGGGGACAGGTGGGGTCTCCGCCGGGCGCCGCAAGGGCTCTACCTTCTACGGGGAATCTCCGCTCGGGCTCCGGCCAGGGGAGGCGGCTCCGGCGGGGCAGGCGGGCTCCACCCCCCGGCTGGCCGCGCGCCCGCGCCTCCCAGTTCCCGGAGCCCGAGTAGGGGCTCGAGGTGGTGGCGGCGCGGCTCCGCTCCCAGCTGGGCGTCTGGGCGCGGGGCCAGGACGGGAggggagcggcggcggcggcgctgggCGGCGGATAGCGCGGAGGGCGGTGGCCTGGACCCGCCGAGCCATGGCGGCCCCGGAGCCGGTGCCGAGGCGGGGCCGGGAGCGGGAGCGGGAGGACGAGAGTGAGGACGAGAGCGACATCCTGGAAGAGAGCCCGTGCGGCCGCTGGCAGAAGCGGCGGGAGCAGGTGGGCACGGCGGGGAGGGGCGGGTCGCCACCCACCTCCGGCGGAGGGGCCCGTGAGACCACGCGGGGCCGTGCGGACTCTCGGGGAGCCAGAAAGCCGGAAACCTCTCCGAAGCGTCGCGCAGGCGGCCCCCTTCTCGACGGGCCCTTGCACTCTTTTAGCCTGGCGCCCACGCCCTGGTGAGGAACCCCCGATTCCCTAAGCCTCCTCCCGAGACCACCTCCCCATGCCTCTGGGACCAGCTGTTAGTCCTCTGGGGACCAGCCTCAAAAACACCCGGAGCATGACCCAGATcccctcagcccagcccaggaTACCAAGCCTCTGCTCCTGGGTGCCCAGCTTCCCCCCAGAGCAGGCCAGCGCCTGCCTCACATGCTCGGGCTGCTGGAAGGGAGGTGAGCGGAGACCTAGCCCgcaccctcttcctctcccccacgCACCAGCTCACTcgtgccgccccccccccccgcccccaggtgaACCAGGGGAACATGCCCGGGGTCCAGAGCACCTTCCTGGCCATGGACAcggaggagggggtggaggtggtgtgGAACGAGCTGCACTTCGCTGACAGGAAGGCCTTTTCGGCCCACGAGGTAAGgcctgctgccccccaccccgcccacccctccccagcctggtgACCGCCCCCCCTTCCCAGGAGAAGATCCAGATCATGTTTGAGCAGCTGGTGCTGGTGGACCACCCCAACATTGTCAAGCTGCACAAGTACTGGCTGGACGCCTCGGAGGCCCGAGCACGGGTGAGCCCTGGGCACACCACGGGGAGGGGGCCGCCAGTGGGTGGGGCGGCTGTGGGCACCCACCGTTGGTGGAGCCCGTGAGCCTGCCGCCTTGCAGGTCATCTTCATCACAGAGTACGTGTCATCGGGCAGCCTcaagcagttcctcaaaaagacCAAGAAGAACCACAAGGCCATGAATGCCAGGGTACAGGGAGTGGGCTGGGTCAGCGTCAGGGACAGGGTGGGGTCGGGGTGCACTGGGGACAGAGGTGGTGAGGGGGTGCTGGGCGGCCCTGGGCACAGGAGCGGGGCTGGGCCGGGGCACCTCGGGCCCAGCTGCCTTTCCTGCGCTCATCCCACGGAGTCCGTCCGCCGCCAGGCCTGGAAGCGCTGGTGCACGCAGATCCTGTCCGCGCTCAGGTGAGGGCCTGGGCTTGCCCGAGCACCTGCCCTCGGCGCCCCCACCTCCCTGGCACCCCTGACCCAGCTCCGcctgctctctcctcctccccagcttTCTGCACACCTGCAGTCCCCCCATCATCCACGGGAACCTGACCAGCGACACCATCTTCATACAGCACAACGGCCTCATCAAGATCGGCTCTGGTGCTGGCGGAGCGGGGCTGGGCaggagcggggggcggggggcggggctgggggaccTGTCTGGGCCGGGGGTGGACGACGCCCAGTGCCCCATCACGCTGACGCCTGCTCTTTCTCCCCGCGGTGACCGGCTCAGTGTGGCACCGGATCTTCTCCAATGGTGAGTGGGGACCCTGGGGGGACGGAGCGTGGGAGAGAGGTCCGGTCTGCTCATCCCACGCTGTCGCCATAGCGCTCCCAGACGATCTTCGAAGCCCCATCCGTGCTGAGCGGGAGGAACCTCGGAACCTGCACTTCTTCCCGCCAGAGTACGGAGGTGAGTCTGGGAGGTCCCCCCTCACCCCTGGCATCCGCCTTACCTGCCCTGACCTGCTCTCCTCTTTCAGAGGTTGCCGATGGCACTGCCGTGGACATCTTCTCTTTTGGGATGTGTGCACTGGAGGTACTAACCCCGTGGTCTCTGGGCTCCTCCCAGCTAACTCCTCCCATCCCACCTGTACTGTCCCTTCCCCATGCCTGACCTTGCCCTGCCCCCCAGATGGCTGTGCTGGAGATCCAGGCCAACGGGGACACCCGGGTCACAGAGGAGGCCATCGCTCGCGCCAGGCATTCTCTGAGTGACCCCAACATGCGGGTAAGCAGCTGGCCCTGCCCCTACCGGCTGGCTCTCAGTGTTCCAAGGAGGGCCGGTGCGGTGCTTTGGGCAGGCCTGGAGGTGCAGCAGGTCAGGGCCAGGCCCGCTGCGCAAgcctccaccccaccacccccgcaAGGAGGGCCTTACTGGGCGTGCATGTTGAGTTGCAGACGTGAAGGCTCTAAGGGCACATTCTCAGCACAGAGAGACCGGAGAGATACTTCCCGTGTGGACACAATTTTTatgcctattttatagataaagaaacaggtTTAGAGAGGCTTTAGAGCGAGTGGTGGAGCCGATGTTTGCGTCCAGGTCTGCCCGATTCCACATCCCCGCCTGTAAGCCTTCAGGAGACCAGTTAGAAAGGACGCGGTCCTAGCCTGCGTTGGGGGCAAGGTGGGTGGGGAGCCGGCAAAGGGCATGTGGACGGACGGAAGCTGCAGCCACAATCTCTCTGGCCAGAGTCTGGCGACTGTCTGGCTTCAGCGCATGAcctctggggatgggggagggaagtgaCGGGGCCTGGACAGGACTGACGAGGAGGTGGAGCCAGGATGGACCGGAGAGGCAGTGGAGGGCATGGatgtggggcagggcagggacacTTCAAGGTCATCTCCGGAATCGGGCCTGACCTGAGGCAACCAGAAGAGGGGCAGGCTGTAGGTAGGCGGGCTCTGGCTGGGCTGCACTGACCTCGAGGCCCGCGCTGATCTTTCAGCACTCTGCCCAGCCCCAGGGCTGCGAGGCGGGGGCTGGTGTCCTCCCCGAGCAGTGCAGCTTCACCTGTGAATTGGGGACGACAGTGCCAACCCGCCACGATTTTTGTGAGGGGAGCTGGAAGTAGAGCACGGGCGGTTCTGGGCCCGGGGCAGACTCAGCTGCCCTGTTTGAAGAATCAGGTCCTGGCTTGGCTGCTAACGGGCTGCCTCCACTCTGTGCACGTTGCTCCACGAAGGCTCCCACGGGGTTGGGCCCTGCAGGGGCCCCTTCTCCTCACACAGTGGGGCCAGAGTGGAGGGGCTCCACCGACTGCAGCCCCCTCTCCACACCCCAGGAGTTCATCCTCTCCTGCCTGGCCCGGGACCCTGCCCGCCGGCCCTCCGCCCACAGCCTCCTCTTCCACCGTGTGCTGTTTGAGGTGCACTCGCTGAAGCTCCTGGCCGCTCACTGCTTCATCCAGCACCAGTGTGAGGGGCAGGCCGGCCTGGGGGTGGGCCAGGGCCTGGGGTCGGGATGCAGAAGGAGGCCCCGCAGGAGCTCGTGCTTCAGGGCCCACTGCCCTGTGTGCTCCCACGGCCCGCAGACCTCATGCCTGAGAACATGGTGGAGGAGAAGGCCAAGGCGACGGACCCGCACACGGTCCTGGCAGAGATCCCCCGGCCGCCCCGGCCCCCGTTGCAGTGGCGGTGAGCGGCCTGCAGCCCAGaagcctcccctctcctcccggcCACgcccccccagccctcccctccgGCAGGACCGCCACCCTCATGTTCTCTTCACACCCATACTAGGTACTCAGAGGTCTCCTGCTTGGAGCTTGACAAGTTCCTGGAGGATGTCAGGTGAGGGCTGGAGTGAGGCTGGGGAGTGGGCGActgtcaggcctgagccctcAGCTGCCACCACCCCGCACTGTGTCCCTAGAAATGGGATCTACCCACTGATGAACTTCGCTGCTGCTCGGCCCCTGGGGCTGCCCCGTGTGCTGGCCCCACCCCCCGAGGAAGCCCCAAAGGCCAAGACCCCGACGCCAGAACCCTTTGACTCAGAGACCAGAAAGGTAAGCCTCTAGCCTCCACAGGCCTGCCCACTGCCCAGACGGGTGCCCTTATCAGGGGTTTCAAGTCCCCCAGCCCGGCTCTCCTCCAGGCTGCCAGGAGAGACCAGGTCCTGGCTGACCCCCTTTGTGGGGCTTGGGGGGCAGTCGTACAAGCTGGGATACCCCCTTTCCCAGAGGCTCCACAGGGGAAGACCCCTGCA belongs to Balaenoptera ricei isolate mBalRic1 chromosome 17, mBalRic1.hap2, whole genome shotgun sequence and includes:
- the NRBP2 gene encoding nuclear receptor-binding protein 2 isoform X2; this translates as MAAPEPVPRRGREREREDESEDESDILEESPCGRWQKRREQVNQGNMPGVQSTFLAMDTEEGVEVVWNELHFADRKAFSAHEEKIQIMFEQLVLVDHPNIVKLHKYWLDASEARARVIFITEYVSSGSLKQFLKKTKKNHKAMNARAWKRWCTQILSALSFLHTCSPPIIHGNLTSDTIFIQHNGLIKIGSVWHRIFSNALPDDLRSPIRAEREEPRNLHFFPPEYGEVADGTAVDIFSFGMCALEMAVLEIQANGDTRVTEEAIARARHSLSDPNMREFILSCLARDPARRPSAHSLLFHRVLFEVHSLKLLAAHCFIQHQYLMPENMVEEKAKATDPHTVLAEIPRPPRPPLQWRYSEVSCLELDKFLEDVRNGIYPLMNFAAARPLGLPRVLAPPPEEAPKAKTPTPEPFDSETRKVIQMQCNLERSEDQARWHLTLLLVLEDRLHRQLTYDLLPTDSAQDLAAELVHYGFVHEDDRPKLAAFLDSTFLKYRGAQP
- the NRBP2 gene encoding nuclear receptor-binding protein 2 isoform X1, with product MAAPEPVPRRGREREREDESEDESDILEESPCGRWQKRREQPGAHALVNQGNMPGVQSTFLAMDTEEGVEVVWNELHFADRKAFSAHEEKIQIMFEQLVLVDHPNIVKLHKYWLDASEARARVIFITEYVSSGSLKQFLKKTKKNHKAMNARAWKRWCTQILSALSFLHTCSPPIIHGNLTSDTIFIQHNGLIKIGSVWHRIFSNALPDDLRSPIRAEREEPRNLHFFPPEYGEVADGTAVDIFSFGMCALEMAVLEIQANGDTRVTEEAIARARHSLSDPNMREFILSCLARDPARRPSAHSLLFHRVLFEVHSLKLLAAHCFIQHQYLMPENMVEEKAKATDPHTVLAEIPRPPRPPLQWRYSEVSCLELDKFLEDVRNGIYPLMNFAAARPLGLPRVLAPPPEEAPKAKTPTPEPFDSETRKVIQMQCNLERSEDQARWHLTLLLVLEDRLHRQLTYDLLPTDSAQDLAAELVHYGFVHEDDRPKLAAFLDSTFLKYRGAQP